From the genome of Pseudarthrobacter psychrotolerans, one region includes:
- a CDS encoding AAA family ATPase codes for MILTIGSLKGGCSKSTLTVNVAAELARLGKKVTVVDADPIASTTNWVADREERSPDLPAVIGVQKKGNLRATLLDLEASADFVIVDTGGYDSQELRTAATASDLLIVPMKASPLDLDTLPKFVKVVEGIMDFNAELEVRGLFTQASTHAMDKRLDESRDILSDYPEIPLFDTTIYQRSSYMDVMPVGRGVVEWSDSKAKAEIQVLVQEMINLG; via the coding sequence ATGATTCTCACCATCGGCTCGCTCAAGGGCGGGTGTTCAAAATCAACACTTACGGTCAACGTGGCTGCCGAACTGGCACGTCTGGGCAAAAAGGTCACCGTTGTGGACGCGGACCCCATTGCCAGCACGACGAACTGGGTCGCCGACCGCGAGGAGCGTAGTCCGGATCTGCCGGCAGTGATTGGTGTGCAGAAGAAGGGAAACCTGCGCGCCACTCTTCTGGACCTTGAGGCAAGTGCTGACTTTGTCATCGTCGACACAGGCGGTTATGACTCACAGGAGCTGCGTACAGCAGCCACCGCATCCGACCTTTTGATCGTCCCAATGAAAGCATCTCCGCTGGACCTCGACACTTTGCCTAAGTTCGTCAAGGTGGTCGAAGGAATCATGGACTTCAATGCTGAACTCGAAGTCCGTGGACTGTTCACCCAGGCATCCACCCACGCCATGGACAAGCGTCTGGACGAGTCCCGCGACATCCTCAGTGACTACCCCGAGATCCCACTGTTCGACACCACGATCTACCAGCGCAGTTCCTACATGGACGTGATGCCAGTCGGTAGGGGAGTCGTGGAGTGGAGCGACAGCAAGGCCAAGGCTGAAATTCAGGTACTCGTACAGGAGATGATCAACCTTGGCTAA
- a CDS encoding glutaredoxin domain-containing protein, translating into MSIKIYSSRGCTQCAMTKRLYDRDGVAYETVMIDNNETAQARLKAAGHQQLPVVVTDTATWTGFQPERVKASIVEFKASVPATFTTHGPDVA; encoded by the coding sequence GTGAGCATCAAAATCTATTCAAGCCGCGGCTGCACGCAATGCGCCATGACCAAACGCCTCTACGACCGTGACGGCGTGGCCTACGAAACGGTCATGATCGACAACAACGAAACAGCGCAGGCCCGGCTGAAGGCCGCCGGCCACCAGCAACTCCCCGTCGTCGTCACAGACACCGCTACATGGACCGGTTTCCAGCCAGAACGCGTCAAAGCCAGCATCGTAGAGTTCAAAGCCAGCGTCCCTGCCACCTTCACCACGCACGGCCCCGACGTCGCCTGA